From one Catenuloplanes nepalensis genomic stretch:
- a CDS encoding GNAT family N-acetyltransferase, producing the protein MLRPAEPRDRENVRRWRNHPEVRAQFLFRDVITPEGHRAWWARVAADPARRVLIYEHEGTAAGAVTFQDHDPVARTAEWGFFLDLDGLRPRNALFGAWIGLEQAAIRYALDDLNLAVLGARTLAANKPVLTLHRRNGFIEIPSRHYTTDIDGIPADVLWLELRAPTS; encoded by the coding sequence ATGCTCCGTCCCGCTGAGCCCCGCGACCGCGAGAACGTGCGCCGCTGGCGCAACCACCCCGAGGTCCGCGCGCAGTTCCTGTTCCGCGACGTGATCACCCCGGAGGGGCATCGCGCCTGGTGGGCCCGGGTCGCCGCGGATCCGGCGCGGCGGGTGCTGATCTACGAGCACGAGGGCACGGCCGCCGGCGCGGTCACGTTCCAGGATCATGACCCGGTCGCGCGTACCGCCGAATGGGGCTTCTTCCTCGACCTGGACGGCCTGCGCCCGCGCAACGCGCTCTTCGGCGCCTGGATCGGCCTCGAACAGGCCGCCATCCGCTACGCGCTGGACGACCTGAACCTGGCCGTCCTCGGCGCCCGCACGCTGGCCGCCAACAAGCCGGTCCTCACCCTCCACCGCCGCAACGGCTTCATCGAGATCCCGTCCCGCCACTACACGACCGACATCGACGGCATCCCCGCCGACGTCCTCTGGCTGGAACTGCGGGCACCGACGAGCTAA
- a CDS encoding glycosyltransferase, which produces MRISVVVPCYRSAETLPALVAQLSDVLGSLGDPLGGRPAGYEVVLVVDDDGGIDTWATASALAVAHPEVRAIRLARNVGQHAALLAGLRAARHEVIVTMDDDLQHPPAEIPVLLAALTDDVDLVYGLPAAEEHGLLRNAASRLVKAGLAGAMGVRNARLVGAFRAFRAFLVQGLDGVRGPGTAIDVGLSWGTTRVAGVRVRVAPRAAGRSGYTPGRLLRHAADMTFGWSTAPLRLVTYAGFLLGLGGFALVVRLIWAYETGETRIAGFTTIASMVAFSSSAVMIAVGVLGEYIGRIHTTGSGRPGYVIREQVEGTIHAPSR; this is translated from the coding sequence ATGCGGATCTCGGTCGTCGTGCCCTGTTACCGCTCGGCGGAGACGCTCCCGGCCCTGGTCGCCCAGCTCAGCGACGTTCTCGGCTCTCTCGGCGACCCTCTCGGCGGTCGTCCCGCCGGTTATGAGGTGGTGCTGGTGGTGGACGACGACGGCGGCATCGACACCTGGGCGACCGCGTCCGCGCTGGCCGTGGCGCACCCCGAGGTGCGCGCGATCCGGCTGGCCCGCAACGTCGGCCAGCATGCCGCGCTGCTGGCCGGCCTGCGCGCGGCCCGGCACGAGGTGATCGTGACGATGGACGACGACCTCCAGCACCCGCCGGCCGAGATCCCGGTGCTGCTGGCCGCGCTCACCGACGACGTGGACCTGGTCTACGGCCTGCCCGCCGCCGAGGAGCACGGCCTGCTCCGCAACGCCGCGTCCCGGCTGGTCAAGGCGGGCCTGGCCGGTGCCATGGGCGTGCGCAACGCCCGGCTGGTCGGCGCGTTCCGGGCGTTCCGGGCGTTCCTGGTGCAGGGGCTGGACGGCGTGCGCGGCCCCGGCACCGCGATCGACGTCGGGCTGTCCTGGGGCACCACCCGGGTGGCCGGCGTCCGCGTGCGCGTCGCGCCGCGCGCGGCCGGCCGTTCCGGTTACACCCCCGGCCGCCTGCTCCGGCACGCCGCGGACATGACGTTCGGCTGGTCGACCGCGCCGCTGCGCCTGGTCACGTACGCCGGCTTCCTGCTCGGGCTCGGCGGCTTCGCCCTGGTCGTGCGGCTGATCTGGGCGTACGAGACCGGCGAGACCCGGATCGCCGGCTTCACCACGATCGCGTCGATGGTCGCGTTCTCCTCGTCGGCCGTGATGATCGCGGTCGGCGTCCTCGGCGAGTACATCGGCCGCATCCACACCACCGGCAGCGGCCGGCCCGGTTACGTCATCCGCGAGCAGGTGGAGGGCACGATCCATGCTCCGTCCCGCTGA
- a CDS encoding GtrA family protein gives MTCTAHATGRRRRLLRPLLNDRRAHYVLAGGLGAVVYYGLFSAGWLILHRHYLLLAVLANAATAVLTYPVYRRIFGGTGSRVAGLARFYLVSLGSLACSLGGLPLLVESAGLPVLPAQALIIVVAPLLTYHLHRGWSFR, from the coding sequence GTGACTTGCACCGCGCACGCGACCGGCCGGCGGAGGCGACTGCTCCGCCCGTTGCTCAACGACCGACGCGCTCACTACGTTCTCGCCGGGGGATTGGGCGCGGTCGTCTACTACGGGCTCTTCTCCGCCGGCTGGCTGATCCTGCACCGCCACTACCTGCTGCTGGCCGTGCTCGCGAACGCGGCGACCGCGGTGCTCACCTACCCGGTCTACCGGCGGATCTTCGGCGGGACCGGCTCCCGGGTGGCCGGCCTGGCCCGGTTCTACCTGGTCTCGCTGGGCAGTCTGGCCTGCTCGCTCGGCGGGCTGCCGCTGCTGGTCGAGTCGGCCGGCCTGCCGGTGCTGCCCGCGCAGGCGCTGATCATCGTGGTCGCGCCGCTGCTCACGTATCATCTGCACCGAGGCTGGTCGTTCCGGTGA
- a CDS encoding class I SAM-dependent methyltransferase has translation MRGADIRSSAAVEERHWWYRERRALLARELRRRHAEPGRRAIEIGAAGGGNSLVMRDFGYDVLATEYLPEGVEIARARGLDAIQADARDLPVESASRDLLVAFDVLEHIGEDDRAAAEIHRVLRPGGTVLIAVPADMRLWSVFDELSGHVRRYDRAGLTALITDAGLRVDALWSWNVLLRPAVALRRTTTVRPSSEATLRHDVTAVHPLVNALLGGVVRLERHLPVGRLPGVSLFLRAHKPF, from the coding sequence ATGCGCGGCGCCGACATCCGTTCCTCGGCCGCGGTCGAGGAACGGCACTGGTGGTACCGGGAGCGCCGCGCCCTCCTCGCCCGGGAATTGCGGCGCAGGCATGCCGAGCCCGGTCGGCGGGCCATCGAGATCGGCGCGGCCGGTGGCGGCAACTCCCTGGTCATGCGCGACTTCGGCTATGACGTGCTGGCCACCGAATATCTGCCGGAGGGCGTGGAGATCGCCCGTGCCCGCGGTCTCGACGCGATCCAGGCGGACGCGCGCGATCTTCCGGTCGAGTCCGCGAGCCGGGACCTGCTGGTCGCGTTCGACGTGCTGGAACACATCGGGGAGGACGATCGCGCGGCCGCCGAGATCCACCGCGTGCTGCGTCCCGGCGGCACCGTGCTCATCGCCGTACCGGCGGATATGCGTTTATGGTCGGTTTTTGATGAACTCAGCGGGCACGTCCGCCGCTACGACCGGGCCGGGCTGACCGCGCTGATCACGGACGCGGGCCTGCGCGTCGACGCGCTCTGGAGCTGGAACGTGCTGCTTCGCCCGGCCGTCGCGCTCCGCCGCACCACGACCGTGCGCCCCTCCTCGGAGGCGACGCTGCGCCACGACGTGACGGCCGTCCATCCGCTGGTCAACGCGCTGCTCGGCGGCGTCGTCCGCCTCGAACGCCACCTCCCGGTCGGCCGCCTCCCCGGCGTCTCCCTCTTCCTCAGGGCCCACAAACCCTTCTAG
- a CDS encoding glucose-1-phosphate thymidylyltransferase: MKALMLAGGRGTRLRPLTHTSAKQLFPVANKPVIFYGLEAMREAGITEVGVIIGETGAEVRAALGDGSRFGLAITYIPQDAPLGLAHCVLIARDFLGDDDFVMYLGDNFLLGGVQELVESFRAGDYEAQILLAAVDDPRSYGVATLGRSGEIVGLTEKPAEPESDLAIVGVYLFSPAIHEAVRAIGPSARGELEITDAVQWLIAHGHRVHSHLVSGYWKDTGRARDILECNRMVLESVEPRLDGTVDGRTEIIGRVVLEAGAVVEDSVLRGPIVIGTGTKIARSYVGPFTSIADNCELEDAEIEYSIVFDNASIRGVSRIGESIIGRDARVLPAPRTPAAHQLIVGDHSTVRLRA, translated from the coding sequence ATGAAGGCTCTGATGCTGGCCGGTGGGCGGGGTACCCGGCTGCGGCCGCTCACACACACCTCGGCGAAGCAGTTGTTCCCGGTCGCGAACAAGCCGGTGATCTTCTACGGGCTGGAGGCCATGCGTGAGGCGGGCATCACCGAGGTCGGTGTGATCATCGGGGAGACCGGCGCGGAGGTCCGGGCCGCACTGGGCGACGGGTCCCGTTTCGGGCTCGCCATCACCTACATCCCGCAGGACGCGCCGCTCGGGCTGGCCCACTGCGTGCTGATCGCCCGGGACTTCCTCGGTGACGACGACTTCGTCATGTACCTCGGCGACAACTTCCTGCTCGGCGGCGTGCAGGAGCTGGTCGAATCGTTCCGGGCCGGCGACTACGAGGCGCAGATCCTGCTCGCGGCCGTGGACGACCCGCGCTCGTACGGCGTGGCCACGCTCGGCCGCAGCGGCGAGATCGTCGGGCTGACCGAGAAGCCGGCCGAGCCGGAGAGCGACCTGGCGATCGTCGGCGTCTACCTGTTCAGCCCCGCGATCCACGAGGCGGTGCGCGCGATCGGCCCGTCCGCGCGCGGCGAGTTGGAGATCACCGACGCGGTGCAGTGGCTGATCGCGCACGGCCATCGCGTGCACTCGCACCTGGTCAGCGGCTACTGGAAGGACACCGGGCGGGCGCGGGACATCCTGGAGTGCAACCGGATGGTGCTGGAGTCGGTGGAGCCGCGGCTGGACGGCACGGTCGACGGCCGCACCGAGATCATCGGGCGCGTGGTGCTGGAGGCCGGCGCCGTGGTCGAGGACTCGGTGCTGCGCGGGCCGATCGTGATCGGCACCGGAACCAAGATCGCCCGCTCCTACGTCGGCCCGTTCACCTCGATCGCGGACAACTGCGAGCTGGAGGACGCGGAGATCGAGTACTCGATCGTCTTCGACAACGCGTCCATCCGGGGCGTCTCCCGGATCGGTGAATCGATCATCGGCCGGGATGCCCGGGTGCTGCCCGCGCCGCGGACTCCCGCGGCGCACCAGCTGATCGTGGGCGACCACAGCACCGTCCGGCTGCGGGCCTGA
- a CDS encoding TIGR03936 family radical SAM-associated protein, which produces MQRIRLRYAKRGPLRFTSHRDFARAFERALRRAGIPIAFSQGFTPHPKISYASAAPTGVASEAEYLEIGLQTRTDPEVVRAALDAALSPGLDVLEAVEAGPGSLADRIDASHWRIELPGITPETLDRAVTAFRDAPDVSVERLTKQGRRQLDARTPVTRIEVKSEGDAPSGVGAAPCAILDLVVRQVTPSVRPDDVLSGLRVVADLEPPLPPRATRLAQGSLTAQGEIVDPLAADRDGATIGGS; this is translated from the coding sequence GTGCAGCGGATTCGTCTCCGCTATGCCAAGCGCGGCCCGCTCCGGTTCACCTCGCACCGGGACTTCGCGCGCGCGTTCGAGCGCGCTCTGCGCCGCGCGGGCATCCCCATCGCCTTCTCCCAGGGGTTCACGCCCCACCCCAAGATTTCGTACGCGTCCGCGGCGCCGACCGGCGTGGCCAGCGAGGCGGAGTACCTGGAGATCGGCCTGCAGACCCGGACCGATCCGGAGGTGGTCCGCGCCGCGCTGGACGCCGCGCTCTCACCCGGGCTGGACGTGCTGGAGGCGGTCGAGGCCGGCCCCGGCAGCCTGGCCGACCGGATCGACGCCTCGCACTGGCGGATCGAGCTGCCCGGCATCACGCCGGAGACGCTCGACCGCGCGGTTACCGCGTTCCGCGACGCGCCGGACGTGAGTGTCGAACGCCTCACCAAGCAGGGGAGGCGGCAGCTCGACGCACGTACGCCGGTCACTCGGATCGAGGTCAAATCGGAGGGGGACGCACCTTCCGGGGTCGGGGCTGCACCGTGTGCGATACTGGACCTTGTCGTGCGGCAGGTCACCCCGTCCGTGCGACCCGATGACGTCCTGTCCGGCCTCCGCGTGGTGGCCGACCTGGAGCCGCCGTTGCCGCCGAGGGCGACACGGCTGGCGCAGGGCTCGCTGACCGCGCAGGGGGAGATCGTCGACCCGCTGGCAGCGGACCGCGACGGGGCAACCATCGGTGGGAGCTGA
- a CDS encoding Rne/Rng family ribonuclease: MDANERVGAESHPETQAGVNPEISPVPIALEAEEPPAAPVKATRTRTRTRKAAAPAAETAAQDQLPIVVVPLDDEPEDESGATTAVVAPAEPVEDEPRTRRRRAAVPPPVLFMAPEPEPVVPVTRRAEPPAVALVPPAEAVPEPIAADEETEPVETTRRRRRRRGAVADLVEPDEDEIAEVRGRRTDGDLEEPDETADDVDDELDPESDDDEAANRRRRRRGRRGRGRGRGTADDEVGDEAGDEDAEADVPAAESEDEEDEEGGEPMTRRRRRRRRKGSGDADEAEEAGVHTVVRIREPRAVADEVQGVSGSTRLEAKRQRRRDGREQRRTRPPILSESEFLARREAVDRTMVVRQTSDRTQIAVLEDGILVEHYVSRGSSGTMAGNVYLGKVQNVLPSMEAAFVDIGRGRNAVLYAGEVNWDATGLEGRSRSIEQALRSGDSVLVQVTKDPIGHKGARLTSHIALSGRHLVYVPHGNASGISRKLPDNERKRLRDVLKKLVPDGAGVIVRTAAEGASEDELARDVKRLQAQWEDIQDRAAEGGAPVALYEEPDLLVRVVRDLFNEDFREVLVQGEDAYDMVEDYLTHVSPDLVGRLHRYTGVGDIFADKRIDEQILKGLDRKVFLPSGGHLVIDRTEAMTVVDVNTGKYTGAGGNLEETVTRNNLEAAEEIVRQLRLRDLGGIVVIDFIDMVLENNRELVLRRLTECLGRDRTKHQVTEITSLGLVQMTRKRIGAGLLEAFSETCDHCKGRGLVIHTEPVSDRKNGNGHGHGGGERVKSVASGIVPSPVRTERAERPERGERPERADRGEGSGRRRGRKAAELVVAESATAQATLAEPDVAPDPAPAIELEAEPQPRVETPAALFTPPVTGGVSGILQQVAPAPSLSAYEAASYDDTMGYDLSRYEAAGDDEDDETGEPIRLAGAEDPDALGEDDEDAGDAEDGSGARRRTRRGTRRRTRP, encoded by the coding sequence ATGGACGCGAACGAGCGGGTCGGAGCGGAGTCGCACCCCGAGACGCAGGCCGGCGTGAACCCGGAGATCAGCCCGGTGCCGATCGCGCTGGAGGCCGAGGAGCCGCCCGCCGCGCCGGTCAAGGCGACCCGCACCCGCACCCGTACCCGCAAGGCCGCGGCACCGGCGGCCGAGACCGCCGCGCAGGATCAGCTGCCGATCGTGGTGGTTCCGCTGGACGACGAGCCCGAGGACGAGTCCGGTGCCACGACCGCGGTCGTGGCGCCCGCGGAGCCGGTCGAGGACGAGCCGCGCACCCGGCGTCGCCGGGCCGCGGTGCCGCCGCCCGTGCTGTTCATGGCGCCCGAGCCGGAGCCGGTCGTGCCGGTCACCCGCCGGGCCGAGCCGCCGGCCGTCGCGCTGGTCCCGCCGGCCGAGGCCGTGCCGGAGCCGATCGCGGCGGACGAGGAGACGGAGCCGGTCGAGACCACGCGTCGCCGTCGCCGCCGCCGCGGCGCCGTCGCGGACCTGGTGGAACCGGACGAGGACGAGATCGCCGAGGTCCGGGGCCGGCGCACCGACGGTGACCTGGAGGAGCCGGACGAGACCGCGGACGACGTCGACGACGAACTGGACCCGGAGTCGGACGACGACGAGGCCGCGAACCGCCGTCGCCGCCGCCGTGGCCGCCGTGGCCGTGGCCGTGGCCGTGGCACCGCGGACGACGAGGTCGGCGACGAGGCCGGCGACGAGGACGCCGAGGCCGACGTGCCCGCCGCCGAGTCCGAGGACGAGGAGGACGAGGAGGGCGGCGAGCCGATGACCCGCCGTCGCCGCCGCCGGCGCCGCAAGGGTTCGGGCGACGCGGACGAGGCCGAGGAGGCGGGCGTCCACACGGTCGTGCGCATCCGCGAGCCGCGTGCGGTCGCCGACGAGGTGCAGGGCGTCTCCGGCTCGACCCGGCTGGAGGCGAAGCGCCAGCGCCGCCGGGACGGCCGTGAGCAGCGCCGGACCCGCCCGCCGATCCTGTCGGAGTCGGAGTTCCTGGCCCGTCGCGAGGCCGTCGACCGGACCATGGTGGTCCGGCAGACCAGCGACCGCACGCAGATCGCGGTGCTGGAGGACGGCATCCTGGTCGAGCACTACGTCAGCCGCGGCTCCTCCGGGACCATGGCCGGCAACGTGTACCTCGGCAAGGTCCAGAACGTGCTGCCCAGCATGGAGGCGGCGTTCGTGGACATCGGGCGCGGCCGCAACGCCGTGCTCTACGCCGGCGAGGTCAACTGGGACGCGACCGGGCTGGAGGGCCGCTCCCGCTCGATCGAGCAGGCGCTGCGCTCCGGCGACTCCGTGCTGGTGCAGGTCACCAAGGACCCGATCGGGCACAAGGGCGCGCGGCTGACCAGCCACATCGCGCTCTCCGGCCGGCACCTGGTCTACGTGCCGCACGGCAACGCCTCGGGCATCAGCCGCAAGCTGCCGGACAACGAGCGCAAGCGGCTCCGTGACGTGCTGAAGAAGCTGGTCCCGGACGGCGCGGGCGTGATCGTGCGCACCGCGGCCGAGGGCGCCAGCGAGGACGAGCTGGCCCGCGACGTCAAGCGGTTGCAGGCGCAGTGGGAGGACATCCAGGACCGGGCGGCCGAGGGTGGCGCGCCGGTCGCGCTCTACGAGGAGCCCGACCTGCTGGTGCGGGTGGTCCGCGACCTGTTCAACGAGGACTTCCGCGAGGTCCTGGTGCAGGGCGAGGACGCGTACGACATGGTGGAGGACTACCTCACCCACGTCTCCCCGGACCTGGTCGGCCGCCTGCACCGCTACACGGGTGTCGGCGACATCTTCGCGGACAAGCGGATCGACGAGCAGATCCTCAAGGGCCTGGACCGCAAGGTCTTCCTCCCGTCCGGTGGTCACCTGGTGATCGACCGGACCGAGGCGATGACCGTGGTCGACGTCAACACCGGTAAGTACACCGGTGCGGGCGGCAACCTGGAGGAGACCGTCACCAGGAACAACCTGGAGGCGGCCGAGGAGATCGTGCGTCAGCTGCGGCTGCGTGACCTCGGCGGCATCGTGGTCATCGACTTCATCGACATGGTGCTGGAGAACAACCGCGAGCTGGTGCTGCGCCGGCTGACCGAGTGCCTGGGCCGGGACCGGACCAAGCACCAGGTCACCGAGATCACCTCGCTCGGCCTGGTGCAGATGACGCGCAAGCGGATCGGCGCGGGCCTGCTGGAGGCGTTCAGCGAGACCTGTGACCACTGCAAGGGCCGCGGCCTGGTCATCCACACCGAGCCGGTGAGCGACCGGAAGAACGGCAACGGGCACGGCCACGGCGGCGGGGAGCGCGTGAAGTCGGTGGCCTCGGGCATCGTCCCGTCGCCGGTGCGCACGGAGCGTGCCGAGCGCCCGGAGCGTGGCGAGCGCCCGGAGCGTGCCGACCGTGGCGAGGGTTCCGGCCGTCGTCGCGGCCGGAAGGCGGCCGAGCTGGTGGTGGCCGAGTCGGCGACCGCGCAGGCGACGCTGGCCGAGCCGGACGTCGCACCGGATCCCGCCCCCGCGATCGAGCTGGAGGCCGAGCCGCAGCCGCGGGTGGAGACGCCCGCTGCGCTGTTCACCCCGCCGGTGACCGGTGGCGTGTCGGGCATCTTGCAGCAGGTCGCGCCGGCGCCGTCGCTCTCCGCCTACGAGGCGGCCAGCTACGACGACACCATGGGCTACGACCTCTCCCGTTACGAGGCCGCCGGCGACGACGAGGACGACGAGACCGGCGAGCCGATCCGGCTGGCCGGTGCGGAGGACCCGGACGCGCTCGGTGAGGACGACGAGGACGCCGGCGACGCCGAGGACGGCAGCGGTGCCCGGCGCCGGACCCGTCGCGGCACCCGTCGGCGGACCCGTCCCTGA
- the rplU gene encoding 50S ribosomal protein L21, with amino-acid sequence MYAIVKTGGKQYKVAEGDVIEVEKLVGEPGDAVKLAALLLVDGDDLVTDAAQLAKVAVSGEIAEHTKGPKIRIHKFKNKTGYHKRQGHRQPLTKIKVTGIDSGKK; translated from the coding sequence ATGTACGCGATCGTCAAGACCGGCGGCAAGCAGTACAAGGTCGCCGAGGGCGACGTGATCGAGGTCGAGAAGCTGGTGGGTGAGCCCGGCGACGCGGTGAAGCTCGCGGCGCTGCTCCTCGTTGACGGCGATGACCTGGTGACCGACGCGGCGCAGCTTGCCAAGGTTGCGGTGTCCGGCGAGATCGCCGAGCACACCAAGGGTCCGAAGATCCGGATCCACAAGTTCAAGAACAAGACCGGCTACCACAAGCGCCAGGGGCACCGTCAGCCGCTGACCAAGATCAAGGTGACCGGCATCGACAGCGGCAAGAAGTAA
- the rpmA gene encoding 50S ribosomal protein L27 has protein sequence MAHKKGASSSRNGRDSAAQRLGVKRFGGQVVKAGEILVRQRGTKFHPGDLVGRGGDDTLFALAHGSVLFGNARGRKTVSIVPVEA, from the coding sequence ATGGCTCACAAAAAGGGTGCTTCCAGCTCGCGCAACGGTCGCGATTCCGCAGCTCAGCGGCTGGGTGTCAAGCGCTTCGGTGGTCAGGTCGTGAAGGCCGGCGAGATCCTGGTCCGCCAGCGCGGCACCAAGTTCCACCCGGGTGACCTGGTCGGCCGCGGCGGCGACGACACGCTGTTCGCGTTGGCCCACGGCTCGGTCCTGTTCGGCAACGCGCGTGGCCGCAAGACGGTCAGCATCGTGCCGGTCGAGGCCTGA
- the obgE gene encoding GTPase ObgE, whose amino-acid sequence MATFVDRVVLHLQAGNGGHGCVSVLREKFKPLGGPDGGDGGHGGSVKLVVDPQVHTLLDFHFRPHIKAENGVGGGGGNRDGAKGRDLVLKVPDGTVVLTPDGEVLADLIGADASFDAARGGRGGRGNASLANSRRKVPGFAELGEPGDLLDVVLELKSVADVGLVGYPSAGKSSLISVVSAAKPKIADYPFTTLVPNLGVVQAGEKTFTMADVPGLIPGAATGKGLGLEFLRHIERCAVLAHVVDCAALETERDPISDIETLEAELAAYGGLEDRPRVVVLNKIDVPDARDLAEIVRPDLEARGYTVFEISTATREGLRELTFALSKLVEENRLAVAPAEPSRIVIRPVAFDDSGFTLTRDEAASDLLAAESDPGLDAEDAVEKQSLWVLRGPRPERWVRQTNFDNDEAIGYLADRLNRLGVEDALGKAGAKPGDVVRIGTWEFEWQPDVGEYLTGPRGTDIRLEEKNHRPTAAARLAARKARRERTVVPEESAWIATPGSEKISEGEWS is encoded by the coding sequence GTGGCAACGTTTGTCGACCGCGTGGTGCTGCACCTGCAGGCGGGGAACGGTGGCCACGGCTGCGTGTCGGTCCTCCGGGAGAAGTTCAAGCCGCTCGGCGGCCCGGACGGCGGCGACGGCGGCCACGGCGGCAGCGTGAAGCTGGTCGTCGACCCGCAGGTGCACACGCTGCTGGACTTCCACTTCCGGCCGCACATCAAGGCGGAGAACGGCGTCGGTGGCGGTGGCGGCAACCGGGACGGGGCGAAGGGCCGCGACCTGGTGCTGAAGGTCCCGGACGGCACGGTCGTGCTGACGCCGGACGGCGAGGTGCTGGCCGACCTGATCGGCGCGGACGCGAGCTTCGACGCGGCGCGCGGCGGCCGGGGCGGGCGCGGCAACGCGTCGCTGGCCAACTCGCGGCGCAAGGTGCCGGGCTTCGCCGAGCTGGGCGAGCCGGGCGACCTGCTCGACGTGGTGCTGGAGCTGAAGAGCGTCGCCGACGTGGGCCTGGTGGGATACCCCTCGGCCGGTAAGTCCTCGCTGATCTCGGTGGTCTCCGCGGCCAAGCCGAAGATCGCGGACTACCCGTTCACCACGCTGGTGCCGAACCTGGGCGTGGTGCAGGCCGGCGAGAAGACGTTCACCATGGCGGACGTGCCGGGCCTGATCCCGGGCGCGGCCACCGGCAAGGGCCTCGGCCTGGAGTTCCTCCGGCACATCGAGCGGTGCGCCGTGCTCGCGCACGTGGTCGACTGCGCCGCGCTGGAGACCGAGCGCGACCCGATCAGCGACATCGAGACGCTGGAGGCGGAGCTCGCGGCGTACGGCGGCCTGGAGGACCGGCCCCGCGTGGTGGTGCTCAACAAGATCGACGTGCCGGACGCGCGGGACCTGGCGGAGATCGTCCGGCCGGACCTGGAGGCGCGCGGCTACACCGTGTTCGAGATCAGCACCGCGACCCGGGAGGGGCTGCGGGAGCTGACCTTCGCGCTGTCGAAGCTGGTCGAGGAGAACCGGCTCGCGGTCGCCCCGGCCGAGCCGTCCCGGATCGTGATCCGGCCGGTCGCGTTCGACGACAGCGGCTTCACGCTCACCCGGGACGAGGCGGCCTCGGATCTGCTCGCGGCGGAGAGCGATCCCGGCCTCGACGCCGAGGACGCGGTCGAGAAGCAGAGTCTCTGGGTGCTGCGCGGCCCGCGGCCGGAGCGCTGGGTGCGGCAGACGAACTTCGACAACGACGAGGCGATCGGCTACCTCGCGGACCGGCTCAACCGGCTCGGGGTCGAGGACGCGCTGGGCAAGGCCGGTGCGAAGCCGGGTGACGTGGTGCGCATCGGCACCTGGGAGTTCGAGTGGCAGCCGGACGTCGGTGAGTACCTCACCGGTCCGCGCGGCACGGACATCCGCCTGGAGGAGAAGAACCACCGGCCCACCGCGGCGGCCCGGCTGGCGGCCCGGAAGGCGCGGCGCGAGCGGACGGTCGTCCCGGAGGAGTCGGCCTGGATCGCCACGCCGGGGTCGGAGAAGATCTCCGAGGGCGAGTGGTCGTGA
- a CDS encoding GNAT family N-acetyltransferase: MLIEPRTSTDPELHALIVEQQRELVTVSGENVVYPVRTGASYLVGIVNGHAVACGAVVTLNPDTAEIQRMYVRPEFRGQGFSRAILAELEELAARAGYSVLRLETGGYLPVAMSLYRSAGYEPIATYGDYLGNPHSVCFEKRLPVLA, encoded by the coding sequence ATGTTGATCGAGCCCCGCACCAGCACGGATCCCGAGCTCCACGCACTCATCGTCGAGCAGCAGCGGGAACTCGTGACGGTGTCCGGCGAGAACGTCGTCTACCCGGTGCGCACCGGCGCGTCGTACCTGGTGGGGATCGTCAACGGGCACGCGGTGGCGTGCGGCGCGGTGGTCACGCTCAACCCGGACACGGCCGAGATCCAGCGGATGTACGTCCGGCCGGAGTTCCGCGGCCAGGGCTTCTCCCGCGCGATCCTGGCCGAGCTGGAGGAGCTGGCCGCCCGCGCCGGCTACAGCGTGCTGCGCCTGGAGACCGGCGGCTACCTGCCGGTGGCGATGTCGCTCTACCGGAGCGCGGGCTACGAGCCGATCGCGACGTACGGGGACTACCTGGGCAACCCGCACAGCGTCTGCTTCGAGAAGCGCCTGCCTGTTCTCGCCTGA
- a CDS encoding cellulose binding domain-containing protein — protein sequence MPARHGERRTAPVERDRSSVPWLPVLAVAGVATGLLVAALTLVPFDAAQQAAAPPGAEPTQVSGPGPGSPELSRVPGYGAPTPSGVGDRSLIAGAEAPGRQRSDASGTFRVLNSYGDSFIGEVLITNPTTGVRHWSLQIAFEENVGELRTFWVESAPQATMSRDGALYTFISTVPLSAGASVSLRLHFERTGADAPPRLCHVNGGVCGVA from the coding sequence ATGCCGGCGAGGCACGGTGAGCGGCGGACGGCGCCGGTCGAGCGGGACCGGAGTTCGGTGCCGTGGTTGCCGGTGCTGGCCGTGGCCGGAGTGGCGACCGGGCTGCTGGTCGCCGCGCTGACGCTGGTGCCGTTCGACGCCGCGCAGCAGGCCGCGGCGCCGCCCGGAGCCGAGCCGACGCAGGTGTCCGGCCCGGGGCCGGGGTCGCCCGAGCTGTCCCGGGTGCCGGGCTACGGCGCTCCCACACCGAGCGGCGTGGGAGACAGGTCCCTGATCGCGGGCGCGGAGGCGCCGGGCCGGCAGCGGTCCGACGCCTCCGGCACCTTCCGCGTGCTGAACTCCTACGGCGACTCGTTCATCGGCGAGGTGCTGATAACCAACCCCACCACGGGGGTACGACACTGGTCGCTGCAGATAGCGTTCGAGGAGAACGTGGGCGAGTTGCGCACGTTCTGGGTGGAGTCGGCGCCGCAGGCCACGATGAGCCGGGACGGTGCGCTCTACACGTTCATCAGCACCGTGCCGTTGAGCGCGGGCGCGTCCGTCTCGCTGCGGCTCCACTTCGAGCGCACGGGTGCGGACGCGCCGCCTCGGCTGTGTCACGTCAACGGGGGAGTCTGCGGGGTCGCCTGA